ACCTTCTCCCGGTACTCCGCCTCGAGGCGCTCCACGGCGGCCGCCTGCTCCTCCCACAGCGCTCGCATCTTGGCCTCGAACTCCTCCGCGGCCTCGCGCCGCCGGCACGCGCGCTCCGACTCCAGTTGCAGCTCCACGCGCTTCAGCCTCCACGATGCCTCTTTCCGGTGCGCGGCCCACGCGCGGTGCCCCTCGTCCAGCTCCCTGCAGCACTCGGCCAGCTCCGCCAGCGCTGCCTGAGGAGCATCCGCCACCATGCCCGGCGCCGGTGGCGGCCTAGCGAACCCGAACGCGGCGCCGTCCTCCGCCATCTGCTGCTGCATCCACGGCGCGGCGGTCGGGGGCGGGACGACGGCGGAGGCGAGGCTGAGCGTCACggacggcgacggtggcgccggGGAGACGGGCGCGCCGTTGGTGGCGGTGGACGACATCCAGGGCGGGAGCATGGGAGCCGCCATGAGGTGGTGGTGCAGCGGCGTGGCGCCCACTCCCACCTGCTGCCTCTCCTTGACGAGCTTCTCGGCGAAGTTCTCGAGCAGCCACTCGTACCTCCCCCTCTCGTCGGGGCTGGGCTCAGGCGGCGGCCTCCGGCTGTCCCTGATCTCCCGCTGCTGCTTCTCCTTGAACACCTCCCACCACTTGCCGAGCCGCTTCGCCGTGCGGCCAGGcacctcggcggcgatcttcttcCACTTGTTGCCGTGCTTGGCCTGGAGGCGGATGACGAGGCGCTGctcgtcgtcggtgagggagcccTTCTTGATGCCGGGGCGGAGGTAGTTCTTCCAGCGCTCGAGGCAGGACTTGGCGTCGCGGTCGAGGGGCACGTTCATGCGCTGCGCCACCAGGTTCCACTCGCGGGGGCCATACTGCCGGACGTAGGAGCGGAGGATGGCGTCTTCCTCAGGCCGCCACCGCTGTCTCTCCTTCATCTCCATCTGCACCACCTGCACCACAGGCCATCGCCCATCCCACCTCCTC
This window of the Triticum aestivum cultivar Chinese Spring chromosome 5D, IWGSC CS RefSeq v2.1, whole genome shotgun sequence genome carries:
- the LOC100286389 gene encoding protein rough sheath 2; its protein translation is MEMKERQRWRPEEDAILRSYVRQYGPREWNLVAQRMNVPLDRDAKSCLERWKNYLRPGIKKGSLTDDEQRLVIRLQAKHGNKWKKIAAEVPGRTAKRLGKWWEVFKEKQQREIRDSRRPPPEPSPDERGRYEWLLENFAEKLVKERQQVGVGATPLHHHLMAAPMLPPWMSSTATNGAPVSPAPPSPSVTLSLASAVVPPPTAAPWMQQQMAEDGAAFGFARPPPAPGMVADAPQAALAELAECCRELDEGHRAWAAHRKEASWRLKRVELQLESERACRRREAAEEFEAKMRALWEEQAAAVERLEAEYREKVAGLRRDAELKEQKMAEQWAAKHARLTKFLEQVGSSCRRWPPGEMNGR